GTCGCGCACCAGTACTGGGCGCACCAACTCATCAGCGGCGACCAGCAGGGTGGCACGCTGATGGTCGAGACGCTGGCGCAATATTCGGCGCTGATGGTGATGAAGGAACTATACGGCGAGGACAAGATCCGCCGCTTCCTGAAATTCGAGCTCGACAATTACCTCAGCGCGCGGGGCGGCGAGATCATCGAGGAACTGCCGCTGGAGCGGGTCGAGAACCAGCCCTACATCCATTACCGCAAAGGTGCGGTGGTGATGTACCTGTTGCAGGACCGGCTGGGCGAGGACCGGGTCAACGCCATGCTGGCGGGACTGCTCGACCGTTACCGTTTCCAAGGCCCGCCCTACGCCGGATCACCCGATCTGGTTCAGGGCTTCCTCGGGCTCGCCCGCAACGAGAGCGAGCGCGACCTTGTCCGCGATCTGCTTCAGCGGATCACGCTCTACGACCTGAAGGCGGACGAGGCGAAGGTGCGCCGCCTCCCCGATGGACGCTACGAGACCACGCTGATCGTCGAGGCGAAGAAGGCCTATGCTGACGGACAGGGCAAGGAACGCACTGCGCCGTTGCGGGAATCGATCGACGTGGGCCTTTTCACCGAGCGGCCCGGGGATGGCGCCTTCGACCGGAGCAAGGTGCTCTATCTGAAACGCCGCCCGATCGCCTCCGGACGGCAGGAGATCAGGATCATCACCCGCGAGCGGCCGATCCATGCGGGCATCGACCCTTACAACACCTTCATCGATCGCAATTCGGACGACAACCTTGTCGAAACGACCTGATGACGGGACTGCCGTCTAGAAGCCGTAGCGCAGGCCGGCCCAGAAGGTGCGTGGGACGCCGAGATCGACCGAACCGTCGGCGTTGCGCGTGACGATGGTCTCACCGGTCAGGTTCTCGCCGCGCATGACTACGGACAGGGTTCCGGCGAGCGGAGCCTGAAAGAACGCCCCCAGCGTGGTCGCGGGCGCCAGTCGGTCGGTTTCGAGGTCGCTTTCGAACTGTTCGCCGACATGGCGCAGCGTCAGCGCGGCGAGCCAGCCGTCGGAAGGACGTAAGCTCGCCGTCGCCGCCGCCGTCCAGCGCGGCGTCTGGGACGGGCGATTGCCGTCGAGCGCTGCGGACGGCCCCCGGCCGACGACTTCGGCATCGGTGTAGGCTAGCGTCCCGTCGAAGGAAAATGCTCCGATTGCGGCCCTCGCACCCAGTTCGACGCCCCGCGCCTCGATCGCGGGAAGGTTCTGCCGCTGCCGCAGATTGGGCGCCAGAGTCACGTTCGCGATCGCGCCGTCCACCCGGTTGTCGAACACGGTCGCGGTCAGCTCCACCGCGGGAGTCGGCGTGAAGTCCACGCCCATCTCGTAGCCTTCCAGTTCTTCGTTGCGCAGCGCCGCATTGGCCTGCGTCACCACCGGGAACACCACGAAGGGACGCAGCAGCTCGTTCAGTGTCGGCAGGCGCAGGCCGCGATAGGCGGCGCCGCGCAGCCGCAGGGTGTCGGTTGCCTGCCAGGCTGCGCCGGCGCGCCAGGTCACGCTCCAGTCGGTTCGCCGAGGTGCGATGACCTCCTCGACGATACCGCCGGAAGGGTTGCGGGCGACATAGAAACCATCGCCGATCACGGTCCGGTCCGCTCGCAGGCCTCCGCTGAGGACGAGCTCGCCGAGCGACCAATCGTCTTCCACGAACAGACCAAGATCCGATGTCGACCCGCCCGCGCGCCGGCGTTCGGTCACGTTGCCCGTCAGCGCGCTGAAGGCGTCTTCCTGCAGCTCGCCTTCGGCCTGGCGGAAATCGGCGCCGATACGCAGCGTATGGCCACCGCCGACCGGGGGGCGCAATTCGAGCTTTCCGCCGAGCCCGGTCGAAGGCGTGTCGCGCTGATCGAGCACGGGGACGAACCGGGTCGAGCTGATCACCACATTCGAAAAGTCGCGGGTCTGGAGATAGGCGAGGGCGTCGAACTGCCATTCGCCGCGCCCGACAAGGCGCAGGCTCGCATCCGCGCCGCTGGCGGAGGTGTCTGCCCCTTGGAAACGCAGGGTGCGGCGATCGTCGAACACCAGCGCATTGGCCT
The genomic region above belongs to Qipengyuania spongiae and contains:
- a CDS encoding TonB-dependent receptor plug domain-containing protein gives rise to the protein MRSLLSFGLVLFAVPSWAQAPGDDQEEANAGPIIVVTGEGLEETPASPAYSSREIGREQIVTTPSGTVEEALGAVAGFQQFRRSDSRSANPSAQGVTLRALGGNATSRALVLLDGVPIADPFFGYIPFGALATERLASIRVTRGGGSGPFGAGALAGTIELESAGLDTLAPFGASLLANDRGATEASAILARPLGAGFAVVSGRWDRSQGFFTTPENQRVPATARSRYDSWSGSLRGVAPIGASVELQANALVFDDRRTLRFQGADTSASGADASLRLVGRGEWQFDALAYLQTRDFSNVVISSTRFVPVLDQRDTPSTGLGGKLELRPPVGGGHTLRIGADFRQAEGELQEDAFSALTGNVTERRRAGGSTSDLGLFVEDDWSLGELVLSGGLRADRTVIGDGFYVARNPSGGIVEEVIAPRRTDWSVTWRAGAAWQATDTLRLRGAAYRGLRLPTLNELLRPFVVFPVVTQANAALRNEELEGYEMGVDFTPTPAVELTATVFDNRVDGAIANVTLAPNLRQRQNLPAIEARGVELGARAAIGAFSFDGTLAYTDAEVVGRGPSAALDGNRPSQTPRWTAAATASLRPSDGWLAALTLRHVGEQFESDLETDRLAPATTLGAFFQAPLAGTLSVVMRGENLTGETIVTRNADGSVDLGVPRTFWAGLRYGF